In one Streptomyces sp. NBC_01288 genomic region, the following are encoded:
- the lipA gene encoding lipoyl synthase produces MSAVAPDGRKMLRLEVRNAQTPIERKPEWIKTRAKMGPEYTKMQALVKSEGLHTVCQEAGCPNIYECWEDREATFLIGGDQCTRRCDFCQIDTGKPEALDRDEPRRVGESVVTMDLNYATITGVARDDLEDGGAWLYAETVRQIHQQTESREAGRTKVELLAPDFNAVPEQLAEVFSSRPEVFAHNVETVPRIFKRIRPGFRYDRSLKVITEARDYGLVTKSNLILGMGETREEVSEALRQLHEAGCELVTITQYLRPSVRHHPVERWVKPHEFVELKEEADQIGFSGVMSGPLVRSSYRAGRLYQMAIEKRGAYVASQAV; encoded by the coding sequence GTGTCCGCAGTCGCACCCGACGGACGCAAGATGCTGCGCCTGGAGGTCCGGAACGCCCAGACCCCCATCGAGCGCAAGCCCGAGTGGATCAAGACCCGGGCGAAAATGGGTCCCGAGTACACGAAGATGCAGGCGCTCGTGAAGAGCGAGGGTCTGCACACGGTCTGCCAGGAAGCCGGCTGCCCCAACATCTACGAGTGCTGGGAGGACCGCGAGGCGACCTTCCTCATCGGCGGCGACCAGTGCACGCGGCGCTGCGACTTCTGCCAGATCGACACCGGCAAGCCCGAGGCCCTGGACCGCGACGAACCGCGCCGGGTCGGCGAGTCCGTCGTCACCATGGACCTGAACTACGCCACGATCACCGGCGTCGCCCGCGACGACCTGGAGGACGGCGGAGCCTGGCTGTACGCCGAGACGGTCCGCCAGATCCACCAGCAGACGGAGTCCCGCGAGGCCGGCCGCACCAAGGTCGAACTCCTCGCCCCGGACTTCAACGCGGTCCCGGAGCAGCTCGCCGAGGTCTTCTCGTCCCGCCCCGAGGTCTTCGCGCACAACGTCGAGACGGTCCCCCGCATCTTCAAGCGCATCCGCCCCGGCTTCCGCTACGACCGCTCGCTCAAGGTCATCACCGAGGCCCGCGACTACGGCCTGGTCACCAAGTCGAACCTGATCCTCGGCATGGGCGAGACTCGCGAGGAGGTCAGCGAGGCGCTGCGCCAACTGCACGAGGCGGGCTGCGAGTTGGTCACCATCACGCAGTACCTGCGGCCGTCCGTACGGCACCACCCCGTGGAGCGCTGGGTGAAGCCGCACGAGTTCGTCGAGCTGAAGGAGGAGGCCGACCAGATCGGCTTCTCCGGTGTCATGTCCGGCCCGCTGGTGCGCTCTTCGTACCGCGCCGGGCGCCTGTACCAGATGGCGATCGAGAAGCGCGGCGCGTACGTGGCCTCGCAGGCGGTGTGA
- the lipB gene encoding lipoyl(octanoyl) transferase LipB, whose amino-acid sequence MGELRFVRMGFGAEAVEYQEAWDEQRRVHAARFADEVPDTVLLLEHPPVYTAGRRTQDNERPLDGTPVIDVDRGGKITWHGPGQLVGYPIQQLPRPVDVVAHVRRLEEALIRVCAEFGVETSRVEGRSGVWILGDPVDQRPSIGGLSLDFDPRLQDEEFDPRMNGPEYAPSNAGQRREDRKIAAIGIRVAKGVTMHGFALNVNPDNRWFDRIIPCGIRDAGVASLAAELGRDVTIGEVLPVVEQHLKDVLEHADLKPREIEKATA is encoded by the coding sequence GTGGGTGAGTTGCGGTTCGTCCGGATGGGCTTCGGCGCGGAGGCCGTCGAGTACCAGGAGGCGTGGGACGAGCAGCGCCGGGTGCACGCGGCCCGCTTCGCGGACGAGGTCCCCGACACCGTGCTGCTCCTGGAGCACCCGCCGGTCTACACGGCCGGCCGCCGCACGCAGGACAACGAGCGCCCGCTGGACGGCACTCCGGTGATCGACGTGGACCGCGGCGGCAAGATCACCTGGCACGGCCCCGGCCAGCTCGTCGGCTACCCGATCCAGCAGCTGCCCCGCCCGGTGGACGTCGTCGCGCACGTACGACGGCTGGAGGAGGCGCTGATCCGGGTGTGCGCGGAGTTCGGCGTGGAGACCAGCCGGGTCGAGGGGCGCAGCGGGGTCTGGATCCTCGGCGACCCGGTCGATCAACGCCCGTCGATCGGCGGCCTGTCCCTCGACTTCGACCCCCGCCTGCAGGACGAGGAGTTCGACCCGCGGATGAACGGCCCGGAGTACGCCCCGTCGAACGCCGGCCAGCGCCGCGAGGACCGCAAGATCGCCGCGATCGGCATCCGCGTCGCCAAGGGCGTGACGATGCACGGCTTCGCCCTGAACGTGAACCCGGACAACCGCTGGTTCGACCGCATCATCCCGTGCGGGATCCGCGACGCGGGCGTCGCCTCCCTGGCCGCCGAGCTGGGCCGGGACGTGACGATCGGCGAGGTGCTGCCGGTGGTGGAACAGCATCTGAAGGACGTACTGGAGCACGCGGATCTGAAGCCCCGGGAGATCGAGAAGGCGACCGCCTGA